From one Anaeromyxobacter diazotrophicus genomic stretch:
- the glgX gene encoding glycogen debranching protein GlgX has protein sequence MGEQVWPGRPHPLGATADGEGVNFAVYSSGAERVEICLFDERDPRRELRRVVLGEETAHVWHGYVPGLRPGALYGVRAFGPYEPKRGLRYNGNKLLVDPYARAITGEVDFRQPVFAYQLGQSDDTFDDRDSAAGMPKAVVMGDGFDWEGDAPPDHPLHQSIIYEVHLRGFTMRHPGVPEPLRGTYAGFAHPAAIEHLKRLGVTAVELLPVHEFTDDAYLTDKGLRNYWGYSTLAFFAPEHRYAAGGTRGEQVNEFKQMVKALHRAGIEVILDVVYNHTAEGNHLGPTLSLKGLDNLAYYRLSPEDLRHYWDSTGTGNSLNVPEPQTLKLVMDSLRHWVTELHVDGFRFDLATTLARDPFHFNPRGNFLQACHQDPVLARVKLIAEPWDVGPGGYNVGEFPVGWSEWNGKFRDVVRRFWKGDIAHQELGRRLTGSADLYQAAGRKIFASVNFVTCHDGFTLRDLVSYDHKHNEANGEQNRDGADDNASWNCGVEGDTDDPAVNALRDRQQRNLIATLLLGQGVPMLCAGDEMGKTQGGNNNAYCQDNELSWLDWALGPRREALLGFTIRMLRLRRAQPVLQRRRFFRGATYRDSSLEDLAWFRPDGQPMTEEDWNQPYVRSLAYLLGGDTIATPDERGERIVGDTLLVLMNAHHEAVPYTLPDIDWGQEWEILVDTAGTSDAKRDRLTARGVVDVSARSLVVLSRPAAE, from the coding sequence ATGGGCGAGCAGGTCTGGCCGGGCAGGCCCCACCCCCTCGGCGCGACCGCCGACGGCGAGGGCGTCAACTTCGCGGTCTACTCGAGCGGCGCGGAGCGGGTGGAGATCTGCCTCTTCGACGAGCGCGACCCGCGCAGGGAGCTCCGCCGCGTCGTGCTGGGCGAGGAGACGGCCCACGTCTGGCACGGGTACGTCCCGGGGCTGCGCCCGGGCGCGCTGTACGGCGTCCGCGCGTTCGGCCCGTACGAGCCGAAGCGCGGGCTGCGCTACAACGGGAACAAGCTGCTCGTGGACCCCTACGCGCGCGCGATCACCGGCGAGGTCGACTTCCGCCAGCCGGTCTTCGCCTACCAGCTCGGGCAGTCCGACGACACCTTCGACGACCGCGACAGCGCCGCCGGCATGCCCAAGGCGGTGGTGATGGGCGACGGCTTCGACTGGGAGGGCGACGCGCCGCCCGATCACCCGCTGCACCAGTCCATCATCTACGAGGTGCACCTCCGCGGCTTCACCATGCGGCACCCGGGCGTGCCGGAGCCCCTGCGCGGGACCTACGCCGGGTTCGCGCACCCGGCGGCCATCGAGCACCTGAAGCGGCTCGGCGTGACCGCGGTGGAGCTCCTGCCGGTCCACGAGTTCACCGACGACGCCTACCTCACCGACAAGGGCCTCAGGAACTACTGGGGCTACAGCACGCTCGCCTTCTTCGCCCCGGAGCACCGGTACGCCGCCGGCGGCACGCGCGGCGAGCAGGTGAACGAGTTCAAGCAGATGGTGAAGGCGCTCCACCGGGCCGGGATCGAGGTCATCCTGGACGTGGTCTACAACCACACCGCGGAGGGGAACCACCTCGGCCCGACGCTCTCGCTGAAGGGGCTCGACAACCTCGCCTACTACCGCCTCTCCCCCGAGGACCTGCGGCACTACTGGGACTCGACCGGCACCGGGAACAGCCTCAACGTCCCCGAGCCGCAGACGCTGAAGCTCGTCATGGACTCGCTCCGCCACTGGGTCACGGAGCTGCACGTCGACGGTTTCCGCTTCGACCTCGCCACCACCCTCGCCCGCGACCCGTTCCACTTCAACCCGCGCGGCAACTTCCTGCAGGCCTGCCACCAGGACCCGGTGCTCGCGCGCGTGAAGCTCATCGCCGAGCCGTGGGACGTGGGGCCCGGCGGCTACAACGTGGGCGAGTTCCCGGTGGGCTGGTCGGAGTGGAACGGCAAGTTCCGCGACGTGGTGCGCCGGTTCTGGAAGGGCGACATCGCGCATCAGGAGCTGGGCCGGCGGCTCACCGGCTCGGCCGACCTCTACCAGGCGGCCGGCCGCAAGATCTTCGCCTCCGTGAACTTCGTCACCTGCCACGACGGCTTCACGCTGCGTGACCTGGTCTCGTACGACCACAAGCACAACGAGGCCAACGGGGAGCAGAACCGGGACGGCGCCGACGACAACGCCTCCTGGAACTGCGGGGTGGAGGGCGACACCGACGACCCGGCGGTGAACGCGCTGCGCGACCGCCAGCAGCGCAACCTCATCGCCACGCTCCTGCTCGGCCAGGGCGTCCCCATGCTCTGCGCCGGGGACGAGATGGGGAAGACGCAGGGCGGCAACAACAACGCCTACTGCCAGGACAACGAGCTCTCCTGGCTCGACTGGGCGCTCGGCCCGCGGCGCGAGGCGCTGCTCGGCTTCACCATCCGCATGCTGCGCCTGCGCCGCGCCCAGCCCGTGCTGCAGCGGCGGCGCTTCTTCCGGGGCGCCACCTACCGGGACTCCTCGCTCGAGGACCTCGCCTGGTTCCGCCCCGACGGGCAGCCGATGACGGAGGAGGACTGGAACCAGCCCTACGTCCGCTCGCTGGCGTACCTGCTCGGCGGCGACACCATCGCCACCCCCGACGAGCGCGGCGAGCGCATCGTGGGCGACACGCTGCTCGTGCTCATGAACGCCCACCACGAGGCGGTGCCCTACACCCTGCCCGACATCGACTGGGGCCAGGAGTGGGAGATCCTCGTCGACACCGCCGGCACCAGCGACGCCAAGCGGGACCGCCTCACCGCCCGCGGCGTGGTCGACGTGAGCGCACGCTCGCTGGTGGTCCTGTCGCGCCCGGCGGCGGAGTGA
- a CDS encoding endonuclease/exonuclease/phosphatase family protein translates to MPRSPLRVMSYNVRYFGHGLRGLASTRAAQRRIATRLAVLEPLADVVCLQEIETISLRSRVAFRGRRGETQLEAFMHELEAAFAGDARTSPYESFYFRAHVNQLRGVPIYTTGLAILVHRDRLAVDHHNVESPEHITHHHVERWKDRKQTRICAHMRVRTPAGPLHVFNTHLSLPTPFAREFWAERLRMGWGPNQVHEARTLAAFVQRHARGEPFVVCGDFNSAPGSPVFRHLTEEAGFTCAERVCGLCTGLDPRGFPTAGFMRLRMHLDHVFFGNGVHWVDLDGTARFGDRRSPFAGLSDHVPLIGRLRL, encoded by the coding sequence GTGCCGCGCTCCCCGCTGCGGGTGATGAGCTACAACGTCCGCTACTTCGGGCACGGGCTGCGCGGCCTCGCCTCGACCCGCGCCGCGCAGCGGCGCATCGCGACGCGCCTGGCGGTGCTCGAGCCGCTGGCGGACGTGGTCTGCCTCCAGGAGATCGAGACCATCTCGCTCCGGTCCCGGGTGGCCTTCCGCGGCCGGCGCGGCGAGACCCAGCTCGAGGCGTTCATGCACGAGCTCGAGGCCGCCTTCGCGGGCGACGCGCGCACCTCGCCCTACGAGAGCTTCTACTTCCGGGCGCACGTCAACCAGCTGCGGGGCGTGCCCATCTACACCACCGGCCTCGCCATCCTGGTGCACCGCGACCGGCTGGCCGTCGACCACCACAACGTGGAGTCGCCGGAGCACATCACCCACCACCACGTGGAGCGCTGGAAGGATCGCAAGCAGACCCGCATCTGCGCGCACATGCGCGTCCGCACGCCCGCCGGCCCGCTCCACGTGTTCAACACCCACCTGTCGCTCCCCACGCCCTTCGCGCGCGAGTTCTGGGCGGAGCGGCTCCGCATGGGCTGGGGCCCGAACCAGGTCCACGAGGCGCGCACGCTGGCGGCGTTCGTCCAGCGGCACGCCCGCGGCGAGCCGTTCGTGGTGTGCGGCGATTTCAACTCTGCGCCCGGGTCGCCGGTCTTCCGCCACCTCACCGAGGAGGCGGGCTTCACCTGCGCCGAGCGGGTCTGCGGCCTCTGCACCGGGCTCGACCCGCGCGGCTTCCCCACCGCCGGGTTCATGCGGCTGCGCATGCACCTCGACCACGTGTTCTTCGGGAACGGCGTGCACTGGGTGGACCTCGACGGCACGGCCCGCTTCGGCGATCGCCGCTCGCCGTTCGCGGGGCTCTCCGACCACGTGCCCCTCATCGGCCGGTTGAGGCTGTGA
- a CDS encoding acyl-CoA dehydrogenase family protein, which yields MAFFQSPPQLQNTYAADPLLQEYLALQLPDALARFEPELRHLGELAAGELLRLQEADRCAEPRHVPFDAWGRRVDTIELTPLWKAAARLAAEHGLVAIPYERPLGARSRLLQLALLHVVEPSLDVYSCPLAMSDGAARTLLDLAHPALVARALPRLTSRDPARAWTSGQWMTERTGGSDVSGTETVARQDGAGWRLWGTKWFSSATTAEMALALARPEGNPAGGRGLALFYLETRLASGASNGMVVHRLKEKLGTRKLPTAELGLEGAAAEPVAGLTEGVKHVASMLNVTRLWNSVCAAAGMQRALALARDYARRRHAFGGPLLERPLHADTLAGLESEREGAFLLAFRAAALLGLREAGEASAAELLALRTVTPLAKLTTGKQAVAVASEALECFGGAGYVEDTGLPRLLRDAQVLPIWEGTTNVLALDLLRALAPEGALPALAGELRAAAAAARDPSLRAPAEAALRALEHALAWLDRTAGAPAAREAGARRLALTLGRALELALLCAHAQGCLDAGRGGRAAAAARRLARNGVDLLADEPDAAGAAALAGG from the coding sequence ATGGCCTTCTTCCAGAGCCCGCCCCAGCTCCAGAACACCTACGCCGCGGACCCGCTCCTCCAGGAGTACCTCGCCCTCCAGCTCCCCGACGCGCTGGCCCGGTTCGAGCCCGAGCTCCGGCACCTGGGCGAGCTCGCGGCGGGGGAGCTCCTCCGGTTGCAGGAAGCCGACCGCTGCGCCGAGCCGCGCCACGTCCCGTTCGACGCCTGGGGGCGGCGCGTCGACACCATCGAGCTGACGCCGCTGTGGAAGGCGGCCGCCCGGCTCGCCGCCGAGCACGGCCTCGTCGCGATCCCCTACGAGCGCCCGCTGGGCGCGCGCTCGCGCCTGCTCCAGCTCGCGCTCCTGCACGTCGTGGAGCCGTCGCTCGACGTCTACTCCTGCCCCCTCGCCATGTCCGACGGCGCCGCGCGGACCCTGCTCGACCTGGCGCACCCCGCGCTGGTGGCGCGGGCGCTGCCCCGCCTCACCTCGCGCGACCCCGCGCGCGCCTGGACGAGCGGACAGTGGATGACGGAGCGGACCGGCGGCTCCGACGTCTCCGGCACCGAGACCGTCGCCCGCCAGGACGGCGCGGGGTGGCGGCTCTGGGGCACGAAGTGGTTCAGCTCCGCCACCACCGCCGAGATGGCGCTCGCGCTGGCGCGCCCCGAGGGCAACCCAGCCGGCGGCCGCGGGCTCGCGCTGTTCTACCTGGAGACGCGCCTGGCCAGCGGCGCGTCCAACGGCATGGTGGTGCACCGCCTGAAGGAGAAGCTCGGGACCCGCAAGCTCCCCACCGCCGAGCTGGGCCTGGAGGGCGCCGCCGCCGAGCCGGTGGCGGGACTGACGGAAGGCGTCAAGCACGTCGCCTCCATGCTGAACGTGACCCGGCTGTGGAACTCCGTCTGCGCGGCCGCCGGGATGCAGCGGGCGCTGGCGCTCGCGCGGGACTACGCCCGGCGGCGGCACGCCTTCGGCGGTCCGCTGCTCGAGCGCCCGCTCCACGCCGACACGCTCGCCGGCCTGGAGTCGGAGCGGGAGGGAGCGTTCCTCCTCGCCTTCCGCGCCGCGGCCCTGCTCGGCCTGCGGGAGGCGGGAGAGGCGTCCGCGGCGGAGCTGCTGGCGCTCCGGACCGTCACGCCGCTCGCGAAGCTCACCACCGGCAAGCAGGCGGTGGCCGTCGCCTCGGAGGCGCTGGAGTGCTTCGGCGGCGCGGGCTACGTCGAGGACACCGGCCTGCCCCGGCTCCTGCGCGACGCGCAGGTGCTCCCGATCTGGGAGGGCACCACCAACGTGCTCGCCCTCGACCTCTTGCGGGCGCTCGCGCCCGAGGGCGCGCTGCCGGCGCTCGCGGGCGAGCTGCGGGCCGCCGCCGCGGCCGCGCGCGACCCGTCGCTGCGGGCGCCCGCGGAGGCGGCGCTGCGCGCGCTGGAGCACGCCCTGGCGTGGCTCGACCGGACCGCGGGCGCGCCCGCGGCCCGGGAGGCGGGCGCGCGCCGGCTGGCGCTCACGCTCGGTCGCGCGCTCGAGCTGGCGCTCCTGTGCGCCCACGCCCAGGGCTGCCTCGACGCCGGGCGCGGCGGCCGCGCGGCGGCGGCGGCCCGGCGGCTGGCGCGGAACGGGGTGGACCTGCTGGCGGACGAGCCGGACGCCGCCGGCGCGGCGGCGCTCGCCGGCGGGTGA
- a CDS encoding YihY/virulence factor BrkB family protein, protein MRFPGKGMGWKEFAVAFKDELTRDMITDWAGAVTYSGVMALFPFLLFLVALASLVITPDQAEQIVQQLGQIAPANVTQILGDRIRAVASDSKTGLLTVGAVVALWSASSGVAEVQRALNIIYGVQEGRPFWKARGLALLMTLVAGAIALVAGVVAVAAGPIGDAIGGPLGTALTWLRFPVAGVLMMFLWALLYYVLPDVEQDFKFITPGSVMGVVLWVIASWGFSQYVAHFGSYDATYGSVGGAIVMLLWMWLSSLVLLAGAEANAVIEHKSEEGKRAGAKRLADSGASGTKTEVEEPLEPAGAFSRGEAAGRAAASARGRALAGLAALVGAALWLRRREV, encoded by the coding sequence GTGCGCTTCCCCGGCAAGGGCATGGGTTGGAAGGAGTTCGCCGTCGCGTTCAAGGACGAGCTGACGCGCGACATGATCACCGACTGGGCGGGCGCCGTCACCTACTCCGGCGTGATGGCGCTCTTCCCGTTCCTCCTCTTCCTGGTGGCGCTGGCGAGCCTGGTCATCACGCCCGACCAGGCGGAGCAGATCGTGCAGCAGCTCGGCCAGATCGCGCCGGCGAACGTGACCCAGATCCTCGGCGACCGGATCCGCGCCGTCGCCTCCGACTCCAAGACGGGGCTCCTCACGGTGGGCGCGGTCGTCGCCCTGTGGAGCGCCTCCAGCGGCGTGGCCGAGGTGCAGCGCGCGCTCAACATCATCTACGGCGTGCAGGAGGGGCGCCCGTTCTGGAAGGCGCGCGGCCTGGCGCTGCTCATGACGCTCGTGGCCGGCGCCATCGCGCTGGTGGCGGGGGTGGTGGCGGTGGCGGCCGGCCCCATCGGCGACGCCATCGGCGGGCCGCTCGGCACGGCGCTCACCTGGCTCCGGTTCCCGGTGGCGGGCGTCCTCATGATGTTCCTGTGGGCGCTGCTCTACTACGTCCTCCCGGACGTGGAGCAGGACTTCAAGTTCATCACGCCCGGCTCGGTGATGGGCGTCGTGCTGTGGGTGATCGCCTCCTGGGGCTTCTCGCAGTACGTCGCCCACTTCGGCAGCTACGACGCCACCTACGGCTCCGTCGGCGGCGCGATCGTCATGCTGCTGTGGATGTGGCTCTCGTCGCTCGTCTTGCTCGCCGGGGCGGAGGCGAACGCGGTCATCGAGCACAAGTCCGAGGAGGGGAAGCGCGCCGGCGCGAAGCGGCTCGCCGACTCCGGGGCGAGCGGGACGAAGACCGAGGTGGAGGAGCCGCTGGAGCCGGCCGGCGCCTTCTCCCGCGGGGAGGCGGCCGGGCGCGCCGCCGCGAGCGCGCGCGGCCGCGCCCTGGCCGGCCTGGCGGCGCTGGTCGGGGCGGCGCTGTGGCTGCGCCGGCGCGAGGTGTGA
- a CDS encoding OmpA family protein produces the protein MGRFTTRLAFLALVLLAARPAPAQTAWDLGKKAVGGAAAGKLEKQINTRLLDESRKNQCSFKTDSDELAPGCDQKARRLAQAVVDAKKRLEAAGVRSFKFEVSGHTDSSGSAAHNKELSQKRAERMRKELVAKGVPESDVTAVGLGSERPLVKRDDTPAKKAKNRRYEVRVRL, from the coding sequence ATGGGACGTTTCACGACACGCCTCGCCTTCCTCGCCCTGGTCCTGCTCGCCGCGCGCCCCGCGCCGGCGCAGACCGCGTGGGACCTCGGCAAGAAGGCCGTCGGGGGGGCGGCCGCCGGGAAGCTGGAGAAGCAGATCAACACCCGGCTCCTCGACGAGAGCCGCAAGAACCAGTGCTCGTTCAAGACCGACTCCGACGAGCTGGCGCCGGGGTGCGATCAGAAGGCGCGTCGGCTGGCGCAGGCGGTCGTCGACGCGAAGAAGCGGCTCGAGGCGGCCGGCGTGAGGAGCTTCAAGTTCGAGGTCTCCGGTCACACCGACTCCTCCGGCAGCGCGGCGCACAACAAGGAGCTCTCGCAGAAGCGCGCCGAGCGCATGCGGAAGGAGCTCGTGGCGAAGGGCGTGCCCGAGAGCGACGTGACGGCCGTGGGCCTGGGCTCGGAGCGGCCGCTGGTGAAGCGCGACGACACCCCCGCCAAGAAGGCGAAGAACCGGCGCTACGAGGTGCGCGTGCGGCTCTGA
- a CDS encoding DUF72 domain-containing protein has protein sequence MRVLTGTSGFSYAAWNGVFYPPRLPAGARLAHYASRLDTVEANATFYRMPRPELLAGWRAQVPAGFTFALKAPRRITHQAQLRGADALLAAWSRATAELGEALGPVLYQLPPTLARDLPRLRDFLALLPRGAASAFEFRHPSWFHDQVLGALADAGAALCAAETDETRPLLVTTTSFGYLRLRRAWYGPADLGRWAERLQAQPWREAFVYFKHEDEARGPAFALALRELLRAGAPAHPAGA, from the coding sequence GTGCGCGTGCTCACCGGGACGAGCGGCTTCAGCTACGCGGCCTGGAACGGCGTCTTCTACCCGCCGCGCCTGCCCGCCGGCGCGCGGCTCGCCCACTACGCCTCGCGCCTCGACACCGTCGAGGCGAACGCGACCTTCTACCGGATGCCGCGGCCCGAGCTCCTGGCCGGCTGGCGCGCGCAGGTGCCGGCGGGCTTCACCTTCGCCCTCAAGGCGCCGCGGCGCATCACGCACCAGGCGCAGCTGCGCGGCGCCGACGCGCTCCTCGCCGCCTGGTCGCGCGCGACCGCCGAGCTGGGCGAGGCGCTCGGCCCGGTGCTGTACCAGCTCCCGCCCACCCTCGCCCGCGACCTGCCGCGGCTGCGCGACTTCCTCGCCCTGCTCCCGCGCGGCGCCGCGAGCGCGTTCGAGTTTCGCCACCCCTCGTGGTTCCACGACCAGGTCCTGGGGGCGCTCGCCGACGCCGGGGCGGCGCTGTGCGCCGCCGAGACCGACGAGACACGCCCGCTGCTCGTGACCACGACCTCCTTCGGGTACCTCCGGTTGCGGCGGGCGTGGTACGGCCCGGCCGACCTCGGCCGGTGGGCGGAGCGCCTCCAGGCGCAGCCCTGGCGGGAGGCGTTCGTCTACTTCAAGCACGAGGACGAGGCCCGCGGCCCCGCCTTCGCGCTGGCCCTGCGGGAGCTGCTGCGCGCCGGGGCGCCCGCCCATCCGGCGGGGGCCTGA
- a CDS encoding patatin-like phospholipase family protein — protein sequence MPELALVLTGGGARAAYQVGALRAVGDLWRGSRSPFSIYAGVSAGAINATSLASGADEFPVAVEQLAGVWRTLTPDRVYRTDTRRLLGISTRWFKDLSAGGLLGSPRMNYLLDTEPLRALLARTLPFSRLSQHFRSGALRGVAVSATSYTSGLGVTFFDGVRELQPWYRSTRIAVRQRLRLPHVLASTAIPIFFPPVKVRGLFYGDGCVRMPAPLSPAIHLGADRILAIGVQFPRPVELPPERSRAPRREFLPMSEIAGVLLDAIFLDALESDLERLERVNRTVAFIPPEQRGTAAQPLRAVTCLVLRPSQDLGTLAADQYTRFPRMLRYLLKGIGATGETGAELLSYLAFEPEYVNRLMELGYADTMRRRVEVQAFLEPERERLASGGGP from the coding sequence ATGCCCGAGCTGGCGTTGGTCCTCACGGGAGGCGGGGCCCGCGCGGCGTATCAGGTGGGGGCCCTCCGCGCCGTCGGGGACCTGTGGCGCGGGTCGCGCTCGCCGTTCAGCATCTACGCCGGGGTCTCGGCGGGCGCCATCAACGCCACCTCCCTCGCCTCCGGGGCCGACGAGTTCCCCGTCGCCGTGGAGCAGCTCGCCGGCGTGTGGCGCACCCTCACCCCGGACCGCGTCTACCGCACCGACACCCGGCGCCTGCTCGGGATCAGCACCCGCTGGTTCAAGGACCTGTCGGCGGGAGGCCTGCTGGGCTCCCCCCGCATGAACTACCTGCTCGACACGGAGCCCCTGCGCGCGCTCCTCGCGCGCACGCTGCCCTTCTCGCGCCTGTCACAGCACTTCCGCTCCGGCGCGCTGCGCGGCGTGGCGGTCTCCGCCACGAGCTACACCTCCGGCCTCGGCGTCACCTTCTTCGACGGGGTCCGCGAGCTGCAGCCCTGGTACCGGAGCACGCGCATCGCGGTCCGCCAGCGGCTGCGGCTGCCGCACGTGCTCGCCTCCACCGCCATCCCCATCTTCTTCCCGCCGGTGAAGGTCCGCGGGCTGTTCTACGGCGACGGCTGCGTGCGGATGCCCGCGCCGCTCTCGCCCGCCATCCACCTCGGCGCGGACCGGATCCTCGCCATCGGCGTGCAGTTCCCGCGGCCCGTCGAGCTGCCGCCGGAGCGGAGCCGCGCGCCGCGCCGCGAGTTCCTGCCCATGTCGGAGATCGCGGGCGTGCTGCTCGACGCCATCTTCCTCGACGCGCTGGAGTCCGACCTGGAGCGGCTCGAGCGCGTGAACCGGACGGTGGCCTTCATCCCGCCCGAGCAGCGCGGCACGGCGGCGCAGCCGCTCCGCGCGGTCACGTGCCTCGTGCTGCGACCGAGCCAGGACCTGGGCACGCTCGCCGCCGACCAGTACACGCGCTTCCCCCGCATGCTCCGGTACCTGCTGAAGGGCATCGGCGCCACCGGCGAGACCGGCGCCGAGCTCCTGAGCTACCTCGCCTTCGAGCCCGAGTACGTGAACCGCCTCATGGAGCTCGGCTACGCCGACACCATGCGGCGCCGGGTCGAGGTGCAGGCATTCCTGGAGCCGGAGCGGGAGCGCCTCGCCAGCGGCGGCGGCCCGTAG
- a CDS encoding HDOD domain-containing protein: MAPPDAGPHAEAAAGEEAGGFAPFARALGMPEPAEPAPLADEEELEEERLASLVRERFAEARPEPASFPAIALQILNLAASPEAEVAELARLVARDPALSAGVLSVANSAAYRGVQELETVRDAVARLGLTEVGRVAAAVSARTLFSPRARAEQVAHGARWNALFAHAVAVGSAAAAQALGHRGANSDRAYLGGLLHDVGKSLALRAVAGLLAEGRIAGLGPTRLERLLDRVHVELGAEAHQVWSLPQYLTVLCVRHHDQAVPAEEEFVDLHLVRLTSALADVREPLFAARAAREVVQSAGALGLDPYAVRALAGEVRRAEERAVLTFGAPAR, from the coding sequence GTGGCACCGCCGGACGCTGGCCCGCACGCCGAGGCGGCGGCCGGGGAGGAGGCGGGCGGCTTCGCGCCGTTCGCGCGCGCGCTCGGCATGCCCGAGCCCGCCGAGCCGGCGCCGCTCGCGGACGAGGAGGAGCTCGAGGAGGAGCGCCTGGCCTCCCTCGTGCGCGAGCGGTTCGCCGAGGCGCGCCCCGAGCCCGCCTCGTTCCCGGCCATCGCGCTGCAGATCCTGAACCTCGCCGCCTCGCCGGAGGCGGAGGTGGCCGAGCTGGCGCGGCTGGTGGCGCGCGATCCCGCGCTGAGCGCGGGGGTCCTGTCGGTGGCGAACTCGGCCGCCTACCGCGGCGTGCAGGAGCTCGAGACGGTGCGGGATGCGGTGGCGAGGCTCGGGCTCACCGAGGTGGGCCGGGTGGCGGCGGCGGTCTCGGCGCGCACGCTCTTCAGCCCGCGGGCCCGCGCCGAGCAGGTCGCGCACGGCGCGCGCTGGAACGCGCTCTTCGCGCACGCGGTGGCGGTGGGGTCGGCGGCGGCGGCGCAGGCGCTCGGCCACCGCGGGGCGAACTCGGACCGCGCCTACCTGGGCGGCCTCCTGCACGACGTCGGCAAGTCGCTCGCGCTGCGGGCGGTGGCCGGCCTGCTCGCGGAGGGGCGGATCGCGGGCCTCGGGCCCACGCGCCTCGAGCGGCTGCTCGACCGCGTCCACGTGGAGCTCGGGGCCGAGGCGCACCAGGTGTGGTCCCTGCCGCAGTACCTCACCGTGCTCTGCGTCCGCCACCACGACCAGGCCGTGCCGGCCGAGGAGGAGTTCGTCGACCTGCACCTCGTCCGGCTCACCTCGGCCCTGGCGGACGTGCGCGAGCCGCTCTTCGCGGCGCGGGCCGCGCGGGAGGTGGTGCAGAGCGCGGGCGCGCTCGGGCTCGACCCGTACGCGGTGCGGGCGCTGGCGGGGGAGGTCCGGCGGGCCGAGGAGCGCGCCGTGCTCACCTTCGGCGCCCCGGCGCGCTGA
- a CDS encoding response regulator — MAVSTILVVEDDPDIRSALCSILEDEGYLVACAADGQEALGALRAGLRPAVILLDLMMPVMDGRDFRAAQLRDPRLAAIPVVVLTADGRLQQAAQALGAADAFAKPFELKVLLRALERVTAASAPACETPAPQVAAHG, encoded by the coding sequence ATGGCGGTGAGCACGATCCTGGTGGTCGAGGACGATCCCGACATCCGTTCGGCGCTCTGCTCGATCCTCGAGGACGAGGGCTACCTGGTGGCGTGCGCCGCCGACGGCCAGGAGGCGCTCGGCGCCCTCCGCGCGGGGCTCCGGCCCGCGGTCATCCTCCTCGATCTCATGATGCCGGTGATGGACGGGCGGGACTTCCGCGCCGCGCAGCTCCGCGATCCTCGCCTGGCCGCCATCCCGGTGGTGGTCCTCACCGCCGACGGCCGCCTCCAGCAGGCGGCCCAGGCGCTCGGGGCCGCGGACGCGTTCGCGAAGCCCTTCGAGCTCAAGGTCCTCCTCCGCGCGCTGGAGCGGGTCACGGCCGCCTCCGCGCCGGCCTGCGAGACGCCCGCGCCGCAGGTCGCCGCGCACGGCTGA